A section of the Mesorhizobium loti genome encodes:
- a CDS encoding ceramidase domain-containing protein, with the protein MWQTLLTPVDLYCERTGSGLWSEPTNASTNLAFIVAGLWGVREVRRLKAGTFAEVLAWWVMAIGIGSTIFHTFATKGTVWIDVLPIAGFTLAYTLFNLRRFLGMEWRKAIAVFVVFYAVAGAISFAVPDWLRQASNGTTGYLPPFLALAFFGAWVTVSGNRAGRYNLVGSAIFVVSAIFRMIDPMVCAGFPLGTHFLWHIFNGLMLGVLLAAAARHGAPKVVSSE; encoded by the coding sequence ATGTGGCAAACTCTCCTGACCCCTGTCGATCTCTATTGCGAGCGGACCGGATCTGGACTTTGGTCCGAGCCAACGAATGCTTCGACTAACCTTGCCTTCATTGTCGCGGGACTATGGGGTGTGCGGGAAGTGCGCCGACTGAAAGCCGGGACCTTCGCCGAAGTGCTGGCCTGGTGGGTGATGGCGATCGGCATCGGCTCGACGATCTTCCATACCTTCGCCACCAAGGGCACGGTCTGGATCGACGTGCTGCCGATCGCCGGCTTCACGCTGGCGTACACGCTGTTCAACCTGCGCCGCTTCCTCGGGATGGAATGGCGCAAGGCGATCGCGGTCTTCGTCGTCTTCTATGCGGTGGCCGGCGCGATCAGTTTCGCCGTGCCGGATTGGCTGCGCCAGGCGTCAAACGGCACGACCGGCTACCTGCCGCCGTTCCTGGCGCTCGCCTTCTTCGGTGCCTGGGTGACGGTGAGCGGCAACCGGGCCGGCCGGTACAATCTGGTTGGGTCGGCGATCTTCGTGGTGTCCGCCATCTTCCGCATGATCGACCCGATGGTCTGCGCCGGCTTTCCGCTCGGCACTCACTTCCTGTGGCACATCTTCAACGGGCTGATGCTTGGCGTCCTGCTGGCCGCCGCGGCGCGCCATGGCGCGCCGAAGGTAGTGAGTAGTGAGTAG
- the acnA gene encoding aconitate hydratase AcnA, whose amino-acid sequence MSKSLDSFNCRRTLTAGGAEYVYFDLVEAEKNGLTGIAQLPYSMKVLLENLLRNEDGRSVTKESIQAVAGWLTDKGTAGVEIAYRPARVLMQDFTGVPAVVDLAAMRDAMASLGGDPQKINPLVPVDLVIDHSVIVDEFGTPMAFARNVELEYERNEERYKFLKWGQQAFRNFRVVPPGTGICHQVNLEYLGQVVWTNTEDGETTAYPDTCVGTDSHTTMINGLGVLGWGVGGIEAEAAMLGQPVSMLLPEVIGFRLTGKLKEGVTATDLVLTVTQMLRKKGVVGKFVEFFGPGLSNMTLADRATIGNMAPEYGATCGFFPVDSETIRYLTMSGREESRIALVEAYSKAQGMWREAGSADPVFTDLLELELSSVVPSMAGPKRPEGRVALEGIPDGFAKAMETEYKKAAEISKRYAVEGTDHDLGHGDVVIAAITSCTNTSNPSVLIGAGLLARNANRLGLKQKPWVKTSLAPGSQVVAEYLEKSGLQKELDQIGFNLVGFGCTTCIGNSGPLPAPISKTINDKGLIAAAVLSGNRNFEGRVSPDVQANYLASPPLVVAHALAGTVTKDLTTEPLGEDKNGNPVYLKDIWPSSAEIQEFIEKNVTRELFARKYADVFKGDEHWQKVQAPEGQTYAWDDNSTYVQNPPYFAGMTAGFGKIGDIKGARVLGLFGDKITTDHISPAGSIKAASPAGKYLTDHGVGVADFNQYGTRRGNHEVMMRGTFANIRIRNHMLGENGREGGYTIHYPSKEEESIYDAAMEYKKEGVPLVIFAGVEYGNGSSRDWAAKGTNLLGVRAVIAQSFERIHRSNLVGMGVIPFVFEEGTSWASLNLKGDELVEIDGLSAIKPRQTMTAKITYGDGSVKNVPIICRIDTLDELDYFKNGGILQYVLRDLAA is encoded by the coding sequence GTGTCAAAATCCCTCGATAGTTTCAATTGCCGCCGCACACTGACCGCGGGCGGCGCCGAATACGTCTATTTCGACCTCGTCGAGGCCGAGAAGAACGGCCTCACCGGCATAGCCCAGCTGCCCTATTCGATGAAGGTGCTGCTGGAAAACCTGCTTCGCAATGAGGACGGCCGCTCCGTCACCAAGGAATCGATCCAGGCGGTTGCCGGCTGGCTGACCGACAAGGGCACCGCCGGCGTCGAGATCGCCTATCGCCCGGCCCGTGTGCTGATGCAGGATTTCACCGGCGTTCCAGCCGTGGTCGACCTTGCCGCGATGCGCGACGCCATGGCTTCGCTCGGCGGCGATCCGCAGAAGATCAACCCGCTAGTGCCGGTCGACCTCGTCATCGACCACTCCGTCATTGTCGACGAGTTCGGCACGCCGATGGCCTTCGCCCGCAACGTCGAACTCGAATATGAGCGCAACGAGGAACGCTACAAGTTCCTGAAATGGGGCCAGCAGGCATTCCGCAACTTCCGCGTCGTGCCGCCCGGCACCGGCATCTGCCACCAGGTCAACCTCGAATATCTCGGCCAGGTCGTGTGGACCAACACCGAGGACGGCGAAACCACAGCCTATCCCGACACCTGCGTGGGCACCGATTCGCACACCACCATGATCAACGGCCTTGGGGTGCTCGGCTGGGGCGTCGGCGGCATCGAGGCCGAGGCGGCCATGCTTGGCCAGCCCGTCTCCATGCTTCTGCCCGAAGTGATCGGCTTCCGCCTCACCGGCAAGCTGAAGGAAGGCGTCACCGCCACCGACCTGGTGCTGACCGTCACCCAGATGCTGCGCAAGAAGGGCGTCGTCGGCAAGTTCGTCGAATTCTTCGGCCCGGGCCTCTCCAACATGACGCTGGCCGACCGCGCCACCATCGGCAACATGGCCCCCGAGTATGGCGCCACCTGCGGCTTCTTCCCGGTCGATTCGGAGACCATCCGCTACCTGACGATGTCGGGCCGCGAGGAAAGCCGCATCGCGCTGGTGGAAGCCTATTCCAAGGCGCAAGGCATGTGGCGCGAGGCGGGCTCCGCCGACCCTGTCTTCACCGACCTGCTCGAACTCGAGCTGAGCAGCGTCGTGCCGTCAATGGCCGGCCCCAAGCGTCCCGAAGGCCGTGTCGCGCTGGAAGGCATTCCGGACGGCTTCGCCAAGGCGATGGAGACCGAGTACAAGAAGGCGGCGGAAATCTCCAAGCGTTACGCCGTCGAAGGCACGGACCATGACCTCGGCCATGGCGACGTCGTCATCGCAGCCATCACCTCCTGCACCAACACCTCGAATCCGAGCGTGCTGATCGGCGCGGGCTTGCTCGCCCGCAACGCCAACCGGCTCGGCCTCAAGCAGAAGCCTTGGGTGAAGACCTCGCTAGCCCCCGGCAGCCAGGTGGTCGCCGAATATCTGGAGAAATCCGGCCTGCAGAAGGAGCTCGACCAGATCGGCTTCAACCTGGTCGGCTTCGGCTGCACCACCTGCATCGGCAATTCCGGCCCGCTGCCGGCGCCGATCTCCAAGACCATCAATGACAAGGGTCTGATTGCCGCCGCGGTGCTCTCCGGCAACCGCAACTTCGAAGGCCGCGTCTCGCCCGACGTCCAGGCAAACTACCTCGCCTCGCCGCCGCTGGTCGTGGCGCACGCGCTAGCTGGAACCGTGACGAAGGATCTCACCACCGAGCCGCTCGGCGAGGACAAGAACGGCAATCCGGTCTACCTCAAGGACATCTGGCCAAGCTCGGCCGAGATCCAGGAGTTCATCGAGAAGAACGTCACCCGCGAGCTGTTCGCCCGCAAATATGCCGACGTCTTCAAGGGCGACGAGCATTGGCAGAAGGTGCAGGCGCCGGAAGGCCAGACCTATGCTTGGGACGACAACTCGACCTATGTGCAGAACCCGCCCTATTTCGCCGGGATGACCGCCGGTTTCGGCAAGATCGGCGACATCAAGGGCGCCCGGGTGCTCGGCCTGTTCGGCGACAAGATCACCACCGACCACATCTCGCCGGCGGGCTCGATCAAGGCCGCCTCGCCCGCCGGCAAGTACCTCACCGACCATGGCGTCGGCGTCGCCGACTTCAACCAGTACGGCACGCGGCGCGGCAACCATGAGGTGATGATGCGCGGCACCTTCGCCAACATCCGCATCCGCAACCACATGCTGGGCGAGAATGGCCGCGAGGGCGGCTACACCATCCACTACCCGTCGAAGGAAGAGGAATCGATCTACGACGCGGCGATGGAATACAAGAAGGAAGGCGTGCCGCTGGTCATCTTCGCCGGTGTCGAATACGGCAACGGCTCGTCGCGCGACTGGGCGGCCAAGGGTACCAACCTGCTCGGTGTCCGCGCCGTCATCGCCCAGTCCTTCGAGCGCATCCACCGCTCGAACCTGGTCGGCATGGGCGTCATCCCCTTCGTCTTCGAGGAAGGCACCTCGTGGGCCTCGCTCAACCTCAAGGGCGACGAACTGGTCGAGATCGATGGCCTGAGTGCCATCAAGCCGCGCCAGACGATGACCGCCAAGATCACCTATGGCGACGGCTCGGTGAAGAACGTGCCGATCATCTGCCGCATCGATACGCTGGATGAACTCGACTACTTCAAGAACGGCGGCATCTTGCAGTACGTGCTGCGCGACCTGGCGGCTTAG
- the ccmA gene encoding heme ABC exporter ATP-binding protein CcmA: MRLIAENLGGERGGEAVFSGIGFALGDGQALVVTGPNGSGKSTLLRIIAGLLPKAEGRLLIEEGGDDFPSIASACHYLGHQNAMKTALSVTENLRFWHDFNGIGGVGVEEALETVGLGGIGHLPFGYLSTGQRRRAAIAKLLVSHRPLWLLDEPTAGLDKASEERFAGLMTRHCGSGGMIVAATHLPLGIEGARELAMGHSPSPLLGG, from the coding sequence ATGCGGCTTATCGCCGAAAATCTGGGCGGCGAACGCGGCGGCGAGGCGGTATTTTCCGGCATTGGCTTCGCCCTCGGCGACGGTCAGGCGCTGGTCGTCACCGGACCGAATGGATCGGGCAAATCGACCTTGCTCAGGATCATCGCCGGGCTGCTGCCGAAGGCGGAAGGTCGATTGCTGATCGAAGAGGGCGGCGACGACTTTCCGTCGATCGCTTCGGCCTGTCATTATCTCGGTCATCAGAATGCGATGAAGACCGCGCTGAGCGTCACGGAAAATTTGCGCTTCTGGCACGACTTCAACGGCATTGGAGGTGTCGGGGTCGAAGAGGCGCTGGAAACGGTCGGGCTGGGAGGCATCGGGCATCTGCCGTTCGGCTATCTGTCGACCGGGCAAAGGCGCCGCGCGGCGATCGCGAAACTCCTGGTCAGTCACCGGCCATTGTGGCTGCTCGATGAGCCGACGGCGGGACTGGACAAGGCTTCGGAGGAGCGATTCGCGGGGCTGATGACGAGGCATTGCGGGTCTGGTGGGATGATTGTCGCGGCGACGCATCTGCCGCTGGGGATCGAGGGGGCGAGGGAATTGGCGATGGGACATTCACCCTCCCCCTTGTTGGGAGGGTGA